The Punica granatum isolate Tunisia-2019 unplaced genomic scaffold, ASM765513v2 Contig00537, whole genome shotgun sequence genome includes a window with the following:
- the LOC116190972 gene encoding uncharacterized protein LOC116190972: protein MILKSFILGNLVSLWMKIINSVVMVGLYYGFLTTFSIGPSYLFLLRARIMEEGEEGTEKKVSATTGFIAGQLMMFISIYYAPLHLALGRPHTITVLALPYLLFHFFWNNHKHFFDYGSTTRNSMRNLSIQWIFLNNLIFQLFNHFILPSSMLARLVNIYMFRCNNKMLFVTSSFVGWLIGHILFMKWVELVLVWIQQNNSIRSNVLIRSNKYLVSELRNSMDRIFSILLFITCVYYLGRIPSPIVTKKLKETSETKKGGKVRKKEM from the coding sequence atgattttgaaatctttTATACTCGGTAATCTAGTATCCTTATGGATGAAGATAATCAATTCGGTCGTTATGGTCGGACTCTATTATGGATTTCTGACCACATTCTCCATAGGGCCCTCTTATCTCTTCCTTCTCCGAGCTCGGATTAtggaagaaggagaggaaggaACCGAGAAGAAGGTATCAGCAACAACGGGTTTTATTGCGGGACAGCTCATGATGTTCATATCGATCTATTATGCGCCTCTGCATCTAGCATTGGGTAGACCTCATACAATAACTGTCCTAGCTCTACCCTATCTTTTGTTTCATTTCTTCTGGAACAATCACAAACACTTTTTTGATTATGGATCTACTACCAGAAATTCAATGCGTAATCTTAGCATTCAATGGATATTCCTGAATAAtctcatttttcaattattcaacCATTTCATTTTACCAAGTTCAATGTTAGCCAGATTAGTCAACATTTATATGTTTCGATGCAACAACAAGATGTTATTTGTAACAAGTAGTTTTGTTGGTTGGTTAATTGGTCACATTTTATTCATGAAATGGGTTGAATTGGTATTAGTCTGGATACAGCAAAATAATTCTATTAGATCTAATGTACTTATTCGATCTAATAAGTACCTTGTGTCAGAATTGAGAAATTCTATGGATCGAATCTTTAGTATTCTCTTATTTATTACCTGTGTTTACTATTTAGGCAGAATACCGTCACCCATTGTTACTAAAAAACTGAAAGAAACCTCAGAAACGAAGAAAGGGGGGAAAGTGAGGAAGAAAGAGATGTAG